One Streptomyces sp. RPA4-2 genomic window carries:
- a CDS encoding ATP-binding protein — translation MKITPSARVLRMLGEIEFDEWQCIAELIDNAFDDFTEIHRSGTPWAGGYRVSVELPDSTQGQLVITDTGRGMTYDRLERAVRAGWSGNDMHDKLGLFGMGFNVSTARLGKRTRVLTTRQGDTEWIGVEIDLDRIGDDFEAEDITEPKADPNEHGTRIVISRLHPTRARWLQKNGSALRNILGQVYSWMFLNRPFELWVGGFQVKPVQHCRWGDDRSVLYNNKERIPAYIEIDQKLENGLACGDCGQWQLTDRDACEDCGSDRLTVRERRVHGWLGIQRYMHKHDYGIDFLRNGRKILRWDKQLFTWRNPDGAVGNEEPEYPVDLAHQGGRIIGEIHLDHVPVTYQKDAFEYGDRSWRSAVEIVRGVAPLLPQRAANLEYEENTSPLALLFKGYRRNDAGLRYLVPGDGRKPIHDDTRRWGQEFHRGNPAYQTDERWWQAVEDHEAAKSRGKNSKAAAATPGKPDEAAVMEALGFDGTEISGPSSPATGSDETPPDAQEQAPTAGGESAAAAPAPETRKETRQERVTRYTENSTTYPALSRSFGHPRVGFVEVEARRLTAGGLTDENLHPTPVLLDQRGGNALVAFLDLDHPIFQRFGADPADLLLAEIAVLLRVQAETEWSHSELIAAIRVESLPATALDAQMISAEAQELLAEIRHRMATELDRSGEPGKAFQFLSPDELTHTEHTMIANGKVTRTTDLGASGEFLLHVPALFLVRLVESLPSLFMDNRVFQGVYEGVASASARRLSLTRTVGYLSDVATQATYAGASLPDQLLRTRLSIRLLADDLTEER, via the coding sequence ATGAAGATCACACCTTCCGCGCGCGTGTTGCGCATGCTCGGTGAAATCGAGTTCGACGAGTGGCAGTGCATCGCCGAGCTGATCGACAACGCCTTCGACGACTTCACGGAGATCCATCGGTCCGGGACCCCCTGGGCGGGCGGGTATCGCGTCAGCGTCGAGCTCCCCGACTCCACGCAGGGCCAGCTCGTGATCACCGACACCGGTCGCGGCATGACGTACGACCGGCTGGAGCGGGCTGTACGGGCCGGCTGGTCGGGCAACGACATGCACGACAAGCTCGGCCTCTTCGGTATGGGGTTCAACGTCTCGACGGCGCGGCTCGGCAAGCGCACGCGCGTCCTGACCACGCGCCAGGGCGACACCGAGTGGATCGGTGTGGAGATCGACCTCGACCGCATCGGAGACGACTTCGAGGCGGAGGACATCACGGAGCCGAAGGCCGATCCCAACGAGCACGGCACGCGTATCGTCATCAGCCGCCTGCATCCCACGCGCGCTCGGTGGCTGCAGAAGAACGGCTCGGCCCTGCGCAACATCCTCGGACAGGTCTACTCCTGGATGTTCCTGAACCGTCCGTTCGAGCTGTGGGTTGGCGGCTTCCAGGTGAAGCCTGTCCAGCACTGCCGTTGGGGAGACGACCGCTCGGTCCTCTACAACAACAAGGAGCGCATCCCCGCCTACATCGAGATCGACCAGAAGCTGGAGAACGGTCTCGCCTGTGGTGACTGCGGACAGTGGCAGCTCACTGATCGCGACGCCTGCGAAGACTGTGGGAGCGATCGACTCACCGTTCGTGAGCGCCGGGTGCACGGGTGGCTCGGCATCCAGCGTTACATGCACAAGCACGATTACGGAATCGACTTCCTGCGCAACGGTCGCAAGATCCTCCGCTGGGACAAGCAGCTGTTCACCTGGCGCAACCCTGACGGAGCGGTGGGCAACGAAGAGCCGGAGTATCCGGTGGACCTCGCCCACCAGGGTGGCCGCATCATCGGGGAGATCCACCTCGACCACGTCCCGGTCACGTACCAGAAGGACGCCTTCGAGTACGGCGACCGCAGCTGGCGTTCGGCGGTCGAGATCGTAAGGGGGGTCGCGCCGCTGCTGCCCCAGCGCGCGGCGAACCTTGAGTACGAGGAGAACACCAGCCCGCTAGCGCTCCTCTTCAAGGGATACCGTCGTAACGACGCCGGTCTGCGGTACCTGGTCCCGGGAGACGGCCGCAAGCCGATCCACGACGACACCCGTCGGTGGGGACAGGAGTTCCACCGGGGCAACCCCGCCTACCAGACCGATGAGCGCTGGTGGCAGGCGGTCGAGGACCACGAGGCCGCCAAGAGCAGGGGCAAGAACTCGAAGGCGGCAGCCGCCACCCCGGGAAAGCCCGACGAGGCGGCCGTGATGGAGGCGCTCGGTTTCGACGGCACTGAAATCAGCGGTCCGAGTTCCCCCGCGACCGGTTCGGACGAGACGCCGCCCGATGCCCAGGAGCAGGCCCCGACGGCCGGCGGCGAGTCCGCTGCCGCCGCACCGGCCCCAGAGACGCGCAAGGAAACGCGGCAGGAACGTGTCACGCGCTACACGGAGAACTCGACCACCTACCCGGCCCTGAGCCGCTCCTTCGGCCACCCGCGCGTCGGATTCGTCGAGGTCGAGGCACGTCGGCTCACGGCGGGAGGCCTCACCGACGAGAACCTCCACCCCACCCCCGTCCTGCTGGACCAGCGCGGCGGCAACGCCCTCGTGGCGTTCCTCGACCTCGATCATCCGATCTTCCAGAGGTTCGGTGCGGACCCGGCCGACCTGCTGCTCGCGGAGATCGCCGTTCTGCTCAGGGTTCAGGCGGAGACGGAGTGGAGCCATTCCGAACTCATCGCGGCGATCCGGGTGGAGTCGCTGCCCGCCACCGCTCTGGATGCCCAGATGATCAGCGCAGAGGCGCAGGAACTGCTTGCCGAGATCCGGCACCGCATGGCGACCGAGCTGGACCGCTCCGGCGAACCGGGGAAGGCGTTTCAGTTCCTCTCGCCCGACGAACTCACCCACACCGAGCACACCATGATCGCCAACGGCAAGGTCACCCGCACGACCGACCTCGGTGCGAGCGGTGAGTTCCTGCTGCACGTGCCCGCCCTCTTCCTGGTCCGGCTCGTCGAGTCGCTGCCGTCGCTGTTCATGGACAACCGCGTCTTCCAGGGCGTCTACGAGGGTGTCGCCTCCGCGTCCGCGCGGCGGCTCAGCCTCACGCGCACGGTCGGCTACCTCTCCGATGTCGCGACGCAGGCGACCTACGCCGGGGCCAGCCTGCCGGACCAGCTGCTGCGGACGAGGCTGAGCATCCGTCTGCTGGCCGACGATCTCACGGAGGAGAGGTGA
- a CDS encoding very short patch repair endonuclease, with amino-acid sequence MNDAVESRQVGWKDKPPPERAWRGRQGRTRKAIVAEQDRAAGGREGRYVKRKDGDYALASITLKLLPRTRRIRAYLRWSENGRSPALYVGEVEHPTRAANLEQAWQIAKDRGMVGERPLPEGSWASSLATRSSMRGNRGRDTAPELRIRSLLHREGLRYRVSARPLPGVRRTADLVFTRARVAVFVDGCFWHGCPDHCRPARTNSDFWRTKIDGNRARDSQTDQFLAEAGWRAIRIWEHEDPVQAAGRVAAAVRDFAARDDHNVS; translated from the coding sequence GTGAACGACGCCGTCGAGTCCCGGCAAGTGGGCTGGAAGGACAAGCCGCCGCCCGAGAGGGCATGGCGGGGACGGCAGGGGCGGACCAGGAAGGCGATCGTCGCCGAGCAGGATCGTGCCGCAGGTGGTCGCGAGGGCCGCTATGTCAAGCGTAAAGACGGCGACTACGCGCTGGCCTCGATCACGCTGAAGTTGTTGCCCAGGACTCGTCGGATCAGGGCCTATCTCCGCTGGTCGGAGAACGGGCGTTCGCCCGCCCTGTATGTCGGAGAAGTGGAGCACCCGACGCGTGCGGCGAATCTTGAACAGGCTTGGCAGATCGCCAAGGACCGGGGGATGGTCGGAGAGCGTCCTCTTCCGGAGGGGTCGTGGGCGTCGTCCCTTGCCACGCGGTCATCGATGCGCGGGAACCGAGGCCGCGACACGGCACCGGAACTCCGAATCCGCTCACTGCTGCATCGCGAAGGTCTGCGCTACCGCGTATCGGCACGTCCGCTTCCCGGAGTACGGCGAACCGCCGACCTCGTCTTCACCCGTGCTCGTGTCGCCGTCTTCGTAGACGGGTGCTTCTGGCATGGGTGCCCCGATCACTGCCGCCCAGCACGCACGAACAGTGACTTCTGGCGCACCAAGATCGATGGAAATCGAGCCAGGGACTCCCAGACCGACCAGTTCTTGGCGGAGGCGGGATGGCGTGCCATCAGAATCTGGGAGCACGAAGATCCCGTACAAGCGGCGGGCCGGGTCGCCGCCGCCGTTCGCGACTTTGCGGCGCGGGATGATCACAACGTTTCGTGA
- a CDS encoding DNA cytosine methyltransferase: MQRTSVELFAGGGGLVQASTNTGFRHLLLNEFAKRACETLEGNRFDAFPADVDSDVLAKWLDQIDRQRAEGFEAAGAVERPHYPPLVTGDVRELDMRFLRDRDVDLLAGGPPCQPFSLGGVAKGDEDERNMFPEMFRAVREIRPKAVICENVRGLLRPSFAPYFEYIKRELSLPSVKRGKGARWQQHDQALQERLDAKDTDPAETYEVTQHAVNAADYGVPQIRNRVILLAFRADLGVDPKLVKRAVARTHSHAALARTILEGSYWKRHERAGAKIPKRVIDLVTSRYANEQLSFESGDEELQPWLTLRDAIMGLPEINTSMLDKTTEQGGFPDHIGWPGARIYDGHTPNELDRPAKTVKAGVHGVPGGESVMQLDNLVRDEKTGLLRPEHRYMTVREAARVMTFGDGWNMAGPRGERMRQLGNAVPVKLGEVFTSAVAKALDDAERRS, translated from the coding sequence ATGCAACGGACGTCGGTAGAGCTCTTCGCGGGCGGGGGTGGGCTGGTCCAAGCCAGCACAAACACCGGCTTCCGACACCTGCTGCTGAACGAGTTCGCGAAGAGGGCGTGCGAGACGCTTGAGGGCAATCGCTTCGACGCGTTTCCCGCGGACGTCGATTCCGATGTGCTGGCGAAGTGGCTGGACCAGATCGATAGGCAGCGCGCGGAGGGCTTCGAAGCTGCGGGCGCCGTCGAGCGGCCCCACTACCCTCCCCTGGTCACCGGCGACGTCCGAGAGTTGGACATGCGCTTCCTCAGGGATCGCGACGTTGACCTTCTGGCCGGCGGGCCACCATGCCAGCCGTTCAGCCTTGGTGGAGTCGCGAAGGGCGACGAGGACGAGCGGAACATGTTCCCGGAGATGTTCCGGGCGGTTCGTGAGATCCGTCCCAAGGCCGTCATCTGTGAGAACGTCCGAGGGCTCCTTCGCCCGTCCTTTGCTCCCTACTTCGAGTACATCAAGCGCGAGCTTTCCCTGCCGTCTGTGAAGCGCGGTAAGGGTGCCAGGTGGCAGCAGCACGACCAGGCGTTGCAGGAGCGGCTCGATGCGAAGGACACCGATCCGGCGGAGACTTACGAGGTCACGCAACACGCCGTGAACGCCGCCGACTACGGGGTGCCGCAGATCCGCAACCGCGTGATCCTCCTGGCGTTCCGCGCTGACCTGGGCGTGGACCCGAAGTTGGTCAAGCGCGCTGTCGCGCGCACCCACTCCCACGCGGCCCTCGCCCGGACGATCCTCGAAGGCTCCTACTGGAAGCGCCACGAGCGGGCGGGCGCCAAGATTCCGAAGCGCGTCATCGATCTGGTGACCTCGCGCTACGCGAACGAGCAGCTGTCGTTCGAAAGCGGGGATGAGGAGCTCCAGCCTTGGCTCACCCTTCGAGACGCCATAATGGGGCTCCCCGAGATCAACACCAGCATGTTGGACAAGACGACGGAACAGGGCGGATTCCCCGACCACATCGGGTGGCCCGGAGCCAGGATCTACGACGGGCACACACCCAACGAACTTGACCGGCCGGCCAAGACCGTCAAGGCCGGGGTGCACGGTGTGCCCGGTGGCGAGTCGGTCATGCAGCTCGACAACCTGGTGCGCGACGAGAAGACCGGCCTGCTGCGCCCCGAGCACCGGTATATGACCGTGCGCGAGGCCGCCAGGGTCATGACCTTCGGCGATGGATGGAACATGGCGGGCCCGCGGGGTGAACGCATGCGGCAGCTGGGCAACGCTGTTCCCGTGAAGCTGGGCGAGGTGTTCACCAGCGCCGTCGCGAAAGCCCTCGACGACGCGGAACGACGCTCGTGA
- a CDS encoding IS3 family transposase (programmed frameshift), with protein sequence MAMKDYSDEFKADAVALYESTPGATYKSIAADLGINRATLREWVLRDRERRGVTATAAKPAVRPGAAVPSDAPDGRIRQLEARVAELEASERKLATERDILRKAAKYFRRRDELVISRFQFVDDHRDTYEVKRLCHVLDVNRSSYYKWLAGAEARAARQHEDRILAEEIREIHGESGGAYGSPRVTAELREKGRRVNEKRVARIMRTFSITGIRLRRRVRTTVPDPAASPVADLFQRDFTAADPGRKYMGDITYLPLAGGEFLYLATVLDCFSRKVVGWSIADHMRTGLVADALRMAASTRGRPDGAVFHSDHGAPYGSRAFAGLCDQLGVTRSMGAVGTSADNAACESFHASLKRETLQGAHDYGDAGTCRRTVFAWLTRYNTRRRHSANGHLSPNEYEHRHHTAKLTLAA encoded by the exons ATGGCGATGAAGGACTATTCGGACGAGTTCAAGGCCGATGCCGTGGCCCTGTACGAGTCCACACCCGGGGCGACCTACAAGAGCATCGCCGCCGACCTGGGCATCAACCGGGCGACCCTGCGCGAGTGGGTGCTGCGGGACCGCGAACGCCGCGGTGTCACCGCCACGGCTGCAAAGCCGGCCGTCCGACCGGGGGCGGCGGTGCCGTCCGACGCTCCGGACGGGCGGATCCGGCAGTTGGAGGCCCGGGTGGCCGAGCTCGAGGCGAGTGAGCGGAAGCTCGCGACCGAGCGGGACATCCTCCGCAAGGCGGCCAAGTATT TCCGCCGGAGAGACGAACTGGTGATCAGCCGCTTCCAGTTCGTCGACGACCACCGGGACACCTACGAGGTGAAGCGGCTCTGCCACGTCCTGGACGTGAACCGGTCCAGCTACTACAAGTGGCTCGCCGGCGCCGAGGCCCGGGCCGCCCGGCAGCACGAGGACCGGATCCTGGCCGAGGAGATCCGCGAGATCCACGGCGAGTCCGGCGGCGCCTACGGCTCCCCGCGAGTGACCGCCGAGCTCCGCGAGAAAGGACGGCGGGTCAACGAAAAGCGGGTCGCCCGGATCATGCGGACGTTCTCGATCACCGGCATCCGCCTGCGCAGACGCGTGCGCACCACCGTCCCGGACCCGGCAGCCTCACCGGTTGCGGACCTCTTCCAGCGGGACTTCACCGCCGCCGATCCGGGACGGAAGTACATGGGCGACATCACGTATCTCCCGCTCGCCGGCGGGGAGTTCCTCTATCTCGCGACCGTGCTGGACTGCTTCAGCCGCAAGGTCGTCGGCTGGTCCATCGCCGACCACATGCGCACCGGCCTGGTCGCCGACGCGCTGCGGATGGCAGCCTCGACCCGCGGCCGTCCGGACGGCGCCGTGTTCCACTCCGACCACGGGGCCCCATACGGATCCCGGGCCTTCGCCGGCCTCTGCGACCAGCTCGGGGTCACCCGCTCGATGGGCGCGGTCGGCACCAGCGCCGACAACGCGGCCTGCGAAAGCTTCCACGCCTCCCTGAAACGCGAGACCCTCCAGGGCGCCCACGACTACGGTGACGCCGGCACCTGCCGCCGGACCGTCTTCGCCTGGCTGACCCGCTACAACACCCGCCGCCGGCACTCCGCCAACGGCCACCTCAGCCCCAACGAATACGAACACCGACACCACACCGCTAAACTCACGCTCGCCGCGTGA